The DNA segment CTTCCAGCGGCACCACGTCGCGCCACGCCCAGTTACCGGTATCGAAAGTCATGCCGAGCAGGTCGGCGCGGTTTTCACGCGCCAGCGCATCGAACAGGCCGACGAACTGCGCGAGCGAACCGCCTTCGGCCTGCTGCCCGTTTTCGACGACGAGCCGCACGCTCGCGCAACGCATATGATCCGCGATGACGGCGGCGCCGGCATCGCCCGCGAAGCCGCCCAGTTGCAGCTTCACGAAGCGCGCACCCAACGCGGTCGCTTCGTCGACGGACAGGCGCAATGCGTCCGCGTCGACTGTGCCCTGCGAGGTGTAGAGCGACGCCGGCGTCGAATAGACCGACCACATGCCCAGCTCGGCCATGCGTGCGCCCAGCGCGCGCAGCGCCTGCGGCGTAGCGTCGGCTTCGCTCGCAAAAAGTTCGCGACGCACTTCGAAACCCGCCGCACCCGCGCGCCGGCTTGCTTCGGCCCACGTCAGATGGCCATGCGTGCGCACGGCGTCCACACCGAAGGCGCTCGCGACGATCACCACGTCTACTGCATCAGCCATAGCCAGTCTGGTCCTTTACACGCCGCGGCCGGTACTTGGAACCGGTTCCAACCACATATTTAAAAAAAGCGCCCAAGCGCTTCCAATGCATGGATAGTGCGCGGAGCACCCGTCACACACCATAGTGGAAATCCCTAGGCATCGGTTCGGAACGATACGGAACTGTCAGTCCTCTTCGACCAGACAAAGCGCCAGAAACCGCTCGACCACACGCGAAGGCGCGCTGGCATGCGGCACGAGGATCGATAGCCGCCGCGTAAGCGGCTCGGGACTCAGCGTGAGCAGGCATAGTGCGCCGTCCTCGTGACGCATCGACATGGCGGAGACGAAACCGATGCCCATACCGGCGCGCACCGCCTCTTTCACGCCCTCCACACCGGCGATTTCCAGCGCGACGCGCATGGGCGCTGCGGCTCGCGCAAACGCACGTTCGACAATCTGCCGCACGCCGGACCCCGCCTCGCGCAGCACTAGCGGACAGTCGGCAAGCGCGGCAAGCCGCACCTGCCCGTCGCCCGATCGCGCTTCGGCGGCCTGCGCGAGCGGATGCGCACGCGGCAGGATCGCCACGATCTCGTCTTCACGCCAGGGATGCACGGCGGTATCGGGCGGCAGATTGGAGCCGACCGGTCCTTCGATCATCGCGATATCCACCTCGCCCAGCGCGCCGACGATTTCCGCGGTGTTGCCGTCCGCGGTATGAACCGCGACCTCCGGGTAACGGCGGTGAAAGTCGGCGATCAGATACGGCAGCAGATAGCTCGCGGGAGTCGTGCTCGCGCCAATCCGCAGCGTGCCTTGCTCGACGCCGCGCAGCGCGTCGCGGTAGGCATGCGCCTGGCGGTAAGTGTCGCGCAGCCGCGTGGCGTAACTCGCGAGTCGCTCGCCGGCGGGCGTCAGACGCACGCCGCGGCCGTCGCGCTGATAGAGCGGCTCGCCGAATTCATCCTGCAGCTGCCGCAACTGGCCGGACACCGCCGGCTGCGACAGGTGCAAGGCGAGCGCGGCGCGACTGATGTTGCGATGCTCGGCGACGGTCGCGAAAGTTATCAGTTGGTCCGGGGTCATGCCGTCCAAGTATCAGATGAGGCGATATATCTCATTCTAAATCATGATTTTATATATCGATATATCTAATTTAGGATTAGCCCGTTCGCATCGCACCGATTCGTGTCAGTCAATCAGGGGCCGCTTCATGTCTACCGCTCGTCTTTCCGCTCCCGCCACACCCGCGTTGTCCACGCGCGGCCAGCTCAACGGCGTGCTGTTCGTCGCGCTCTTTGCCGCCGCCGTCACGCGCATCGCATCGATTCCGGCCGTCGCCGGCTTGGGCCTGAGCCCGTTGATCGTGGGGATCGTGGCCGGCGCCCTGTACGGCAATGCATTGCGCGACGGCATGCCCGCCAGTTGGGCAGCCGGCGTCAACTTCTCGGCGCGCAAGCTGTTGCGCATCGCGGTCGCGTTCTTTGGATTGCGTGTGAGTCTTCAGGAAATCGCGCAGGTCGGTCTGCCGGGGCTTGCGGAATCCGTGCTGATCGTCGTCAGTACACTCGTGATCGGCACATGGGCAGGCATGAAAATCATGAAGCTCGACCGCGACACCGCGCTGCTGACCGCTGCCGGCAGCGCGATCTGCGGCGCCGCCGCCGTGCTCGCGTTCGAATCGACGCTGCAATCGAAACCGCACAAGAGCGCCATGGCCGTGGGCAGCGTGGTGCTGTTCGGCACGCTGTCCATGTTCGTGTACCCGGTACTGTTCAAGGCGGGCTGGCTGCATCTGGACACGGTCGGCGCGGGGCTTTTCTTCGGCGGCACGATTCACGAAGTCGCGCAGGTGGTCGGCGCGGCGAGCAACGTGAGCCCGGAAGCGACGCACATCGCCACCATCGTCAAGATGACCCGCGTCATGCTGCTGGTGCCCGTGCTGCTCGCAGTCGGCCTGTGGGTGAACCGCCCGGCGCGCGGTGCACGGCCCGAAGCCCAACGCGTGTCGCAAACGCCGCGCAAGCTGGCGATTCCGTGGTTCGCGCTCGGCTTCCTCGCTTTCGTCGTGATCAACTCGCTGCACGTTTTGCCGGCCTCCGCGACCAGCACGCTTAACATGCTCGACACCTTCGCACTGACGATGGCGATGACCGCGCTCGGCATCGAAACACGCATCGACCAGATCCGTCAGGCTGGACCGCGTGCACTGACCACGGGTTTGATCCTGTACGTGTGGCTGGTTGCAGGTGGGCTGGGAATCACATGGGCCGTCCAACGTCTGTTCGGCTAGGCCGCCCTTGCCCGCGCCTGCGCCCGCGCGTTTGCCCCGCCCCGCCGCGTGCGGGGTTTTGCGCATTCTGGATCCCTATCCGGGCAGCTCGCACGGCATACTGGCTGCTGACGCCAACACTCGTTCAACTGCAACGAGGCAACCGCAATGAGGATCGATCGATGAGCCTGGAACTTTATTACTGGGACGGCTTGCAGGGCCGCGGCGAGTTCGTGCGGCTCGCACTGGAAGAAGCCGGCGCGGACTACGTCGAGGTGGCGCGCGGCGACGCGTCGGCAGGACTCGGCACGAACGCGATGCTGGCCGTGATGAAGAGCACGGACGAGCCGTATCCGCCCTTTGCGCCGCCGTTCCTGAAAGACGGCGACCTGGTCATTGCGCAGACCGCCAACATCCTGTTCTATCTCGGCCCGCGGCTGGGTCTCGCGCCATCGGTGGAAAGCCTGCGTTACGTCGCCAACGGTCTGCAGCTGACAATCGCCGACGTGGTCACCGAGGCGCACGACACGCACCACCCGATCGCAAGCAGCCTGTACTACGAAGACCAGAAAGACGCCGCGAAAACGCGCGCACATGACTTTATCGACAACCGGATTCCGAAGTTCATGGACTATTTCGAGCGCGTGCTGAAGCAGAATCCGGCCGGCGATACTTATCTGGTGGGTGACTCGCTCACTTATGTCGATCTTTCGATGTTCCAGTTGATCGACGGTCTGCTGTACGCTTTTCCGCGCGCGTTGAAGCGGTTCGGCGAACATTACCCGCGACTCGCGGCGCTGCACGACGCGGTGATGCAGCGGCCACGAATCGCAGCGTATCTGCAATCTGACCGGCGCATCGAACACAACGAGTCCTGCATATTCCGGCACTACCCGGCACTCGATAAGGCGGCCGCTTGAACCGCCCGCGTTTGTCGCATTCACCGAACGTTGCGTGCGCGCCGGTTATGGCGAGCGCGCGGCTGACTGCGTGCGCCTGCCTGTCTCAACCCTCACGCCCCGCCCTGCCAACGTGCTTTCATTCCTGCTGAAGCTGCGCACCCGCGCGCAAGACCTGTTCCGTCTTTCCGACGCCCATACCATGCTGGTCTGGTCGGTCGTGGTCGGCATAGCGGGCGCTTTCGCGACGATTGCTTTTCGCGAGGGCATCGCGCTGCTGCAGACCGCGGCGGTTGGCAAGGCGGGAAGCTTCGTCGAAATGGCGCGGGCTCTTCCGTGGACCGTGCGGATCTGGCTGCCCGCGGCGGGCGGCCTGATCGCCGGATTGTTTCTGCTGATCGCGCAGCGTCACGCGGAGAAATGCACGCATATCGACTACATGGAAGCGGTCGCGATCGGTGACGGCGTCGTACCCGTGAAGCTGAGCTTCTGGCGCAGCGTGTCGTCGCTCTTCACGATATCGAGCGGCGGCTCGATCGGCCGTGAGGGGCCGATGGTGCAGCTCGCGGCGCTCGCCGGTTCGCTGATCGGGCGCTGGGTGCATTTCGATCCGGCGCGCCTGCGGCTGCTGGTCGCATGCGGCGCGGCGGCAGGCATCACGTCCGCGTATAGCGCGCCGATTGCCGGCGCGTTTTTTGTCACGGAAATCGTGCTTGGCTCGATCGCGATGGAAAGCTTCGGGCCGGTCGTGGTCGCCGCGGTGGTCGCCAATATCACGATGCGCGAGTTCGCCGGTTACAAGCCGCCGTATGAAATGCCGGTGTTTCCGCCCGTCGCCGGTGTCGAAGTGCTGCTGTTTGTCGCGCTCGGCGCGCTGTGCGGCGCGGCCGCGCCGCAGTTTTTGCGCATGCTGGATTTCTCGAAAGCCAACTTCCGCAAGCTGCCGTTGCCGTTGCCGTTGCGGCTCGCGCTCGGCGGCCTCGTGGTCGGCGTGCTGTCGGTCTGGACGCCCGAGGTGTGGGGCAACGGCTATAGCGTCGTCAACGCGATCCTGCATTCGCCGTGGACCTGGAGCGCGCTCGTCCTCGTGCTCGTATTCAAGCTCGTCGCAACGGCGGCGACCACCGGTTCCGGCGCGGTCGGCGGGGTGTTCACGCCGACGCTCTTCGTCGGCGCGGTAGTCGGCTCGCTGTTTGGGCAAGCCATGCACGCGCTGTGGCCGCATGGCACGTCTGCGCCGTTCGCCTATGCGATGGTCGGCATGGGCGCGTTTCTGGCCGGCGCCACGCAAGCGCCGCTCATGGCGATTCTGATGATCTTCGAGATGACGCTCAGCTATCAGGTGGTGCTGCCGCTGATGCTCTCGTGTGTAGTCGCCTATTTCGTCTCGCGGGCGATCGGCAAGACATCGATGTACGAGATCACGTTGCGTCGTAATGAAGCGGAACAGGAGCGCTCGCGGCTGCGCGCCACGCAGATGCGCGAGCTGATCCGGCCCGCTGAAACCGTCGTGCCGCCCAATGCAAGCGTCGCCGACATGACGCGTGTGTTTCTCGAATACCCGGTCAAGTATCTGTACGTCGCCAATGAATCCGGCGCGTTTCTCGGCGTGGTTGCGTTAAAGGACATCACGTCCGACCTGCTCGACAAACGCGACACGTCCACCAAAACGGCAGCGGACTATCTGCAGCCGCACTTCGACGTGCTTACCCCGGACATGCCGCTTGCCGTCGCGTTGCAGCACTTCATGGCGTTTCAGGGCGAACGGCTGCCAGTAGTGGAAAGCGCGGCGCATCCGAAGCTCGCGGGCGTCGTGTACAAGACGTCGTTGCTGGATGCGTATTTCCGTATGAACCCAACGCGTTAAACGCTCACTCTTCCGCATGCGCCGCGCGTGGTCCTTGAAGGTCGTGGGCCACTCCGACACGGCGCTCGCGCATAGTTTGAGACAACCCGCTGCGACACGTGCAAACGCGGCCAGACACCCTACAATGGTTAAACGCTGTGGGCACTGTGATGTACGGTCTTCACACGTCACGCTGACTCACTTTTGTTGAGCAGCGGTGCCTGATTCGAGCAGCGGTGCCTGATGCAGGCCGAAGGCGCAAGCAGACGTAAGCAGGCGCAAGCAGACGCAAGCATTTGACTGGAGCGACCATGAGCGAACCTTCCCTCGATGCCGTGCGCCGCGACGAAGCGGGCTGGATCTTCGTGCATGTCGAAGGCGAACCGTACGATCGCGGCGAGCAGCATGGCCAGCTACTTGCCACTGAAATCCATAACGCGATTCGCACTGCCCGTTATCTCGCGAAGTGGGACACCGGTGAGGAATTCGACACATTCATCAACGCCGCGGTCGCCCAGTTCGCGAACAGA comes from the Paraburkholderia sp. PREW-6R genome and includes:
- a CDS encoding TIM barrel protein; translation: MADAVDVVIVASAFGVDAVRTHGHLTWAEASRRAGAAGFEVRRELFASEADATPQALRALGARMAELGMWSVYSTPASLYTSQGTVDADALRLSVDEATALGARFVKLQLGGFAGDAGAAVIADHMRCASVRLVVENGQQAEGGSLAQFVGLFDALARENRADLLGMTFDTGNWAWRDVVPLEAARPLAAHVDYIHCKTTVGEGARRFPVAPAADDAQFAALLDNLPRHVPRGIEFPFDPQHIDADAAHYVAWLAAA
- a CDS encoding LysR family transcriptional regulator; its protein translation is MTPDQLITFATVAEHRNISRAALALHLSQPAVSGQLRQLQDEFGEPLYQRDGRGVRLTPAGERLASYATRLRDTYRQAHAYRDALRGVEQGTLRIGASTTPASYLLPYLIADFHRRYPEVAVHTADGNTAEIVGALGEVDIAMIEGPVGSNLPPDTAVHPWREDEIVAILPRAHPLAQAAEARSGDGQVRLAALADCPLVLREAGSGVRQIVERAFARAAAPMRVALEIAGVEGVKEAVRAGMGIGFVSAMSMRHEDGALCLLTLSPEPLTRRLSILVPHASAPSRVVERFLALCLVEED
- a CDS encoding YeiH family protein gives rise to the protein MSTARLSAPATPALSTRGQLNGVLFVALFAAAVTRIASIPAVAGLGLSPLIVGIVAGALYGNALRDGMPASWAAGVNFSARKLLRIAVAFFGLRVSLQEIAQVGLPGLAESVLIVVSTLVIGTWAGMKIMKLDRDTALLTAAGSAICGAAAVLAFESTLQSKPHKSAMAVGSVVLFGTLSMFVYPVLFKAGWLHLDTVGAGLFFGGTIHEVAQVVGAASNVSPEATHIATIVKMTRVMLLVPVLLAVGLWVNRPARGARPEAQRVSQTPRKLAIPWFALGFLAFVVINSLHVLPASATSTLNMLDTFALTMAMTALGIETRIDQIRQAGPRALTTGLILYVWLVAGGLGITWAVQRLFG
- a CDS encoding glutathione S-transferase family protein, which gives rise to MSLELYYWDGLQGRGEFVRLALEEAGADYVEVARGDASAGLGTNAMLAVMKSTDEPYPPFAPPFLKDGDLVIAQTANILFYLGPRLGLAPSVESLRYVANGLQLTIADVVTEAHDTHHPIASSLYYEDQKDAAKTRAHDFIDNRIPKFMDYFERVLKQNPAGDTYLVGDSLTYVDLSMFQLIDGLLYAFPRALKRFGEHYPRLAALHDAVMQRPRIAAYLQSDRRIEHNESCIFRHYPALDKAAA
- a CDS encoding ClcB-like voltage-gated chloride channel protein; this translates as MLSFLLKLRTRAQDLFRLSDAHTMLVWSVVVGIAGAFATIAFREGIALLQTAAVGKAGSFVEMARALPWTVRIWLPAAGGLIAGLFLLIAQRHAEKCTHIDYMEAVAIGDGVVPVKLSFWRSVSSLFTISSGGSIGREGPMVQLAALAGSLIGRWVHFDPARLRLLVACGAAAGITSAYSAPIAGAFFVTEIVLGSIAMESFGPVVVAAVVANITMREFAGYKPPYEMPVFPPVAGVEVLLFVALGALCGAAAPQFLRMLDFSKANFRKLPLPLPLRLALGGLVVGVLSVWTPEVWGNGYSVVNAILHSPWTWSALVLVLVFKLVATAATTGSGAVGGVFTPTLFVGAVVGSLFGQAMHALWPHGTSAPFAYAMVGMGAFLAGATQAPLMAILMIFEMTLSYQVVLPLMLSCVVAYFVSRAIGKTSMYEITLRRNEAEQERSRLRATQMRELIRPAETVVPPNASVADMTRVFLEYPVKYLYVANESGAFLGVVALKDITSDLLDKRDTSTKTAADYLQPHFDVLTPDMPLAVALQHFMAFQGERLPVVESAAHPKLAGVVYKTSLLDAYFRMNPTR